TATCTGTAAAAATACTGGTTTAAAATATATTGTCACGGCATGGGGAACTGACGTTTTAGTTATGCCCAATCGAAATGCATTGTACCGTTATTTGGTAAAATATGTATTGCGAAATTCTTTTTGTGCAACCGCTGATTCAGGTGAGATGATAAGTGCCATCAACAAATTGGCATCAGGTATCCAAACTGATCTTGTGTTTTTTGGAATTCAACCTATTCAAAGCCTACATAAAGAGAATATTATTTATTCAAATCGGTCACTCTACGCTTTGTACAATATCACAAGAGTAGTAGATTTATTTAACGACTTTTATCAATCACATAAGGATTGGAAATTAGTCATTGCGGGAAGAGGAGATGAGCTAGAAAGTTTGAAGAAGAAAGCGCAGGAATTTGGGTTGAATGGGGTGGTTGAATTTGTTGGTTGGCAAAATGCAGAACAGAATAATGTTTGGTATGGCAAAGCCAAAATCTACATATCAATTCCTGTTTCTGATGGTACTTCAGTGAGTTTGTTAGAAGCAATGTCTGCAGGATGTATTCCTGTGGTATCTGATTTGCCTGTATCACATGAATGGATCAATGATAATGAGAATGGTATTATCACAAATTTTAAAGACAATCCATTTGAACGTGCTCTAAAACTTGATGTATCAATTGTTGCTGAAAAAAATGCCAGGATAATACAGGAAAAAGCAACTGCTGAAATTGCTTCAAATGCATTTGTTTCTTTGTATCGTTCACTGATTATAGAATGATAAATAGTATAAAAAAAAATATTGCAGAAATTGGCTGGATGATCTTTGTATTCACTCTGGTTGCCTGCGGATATTATACTTCTCCGGCAATTGGGGTTTTGATTGTATCTATTGGATTAGATTGGATACTAAACAAGAATTTCAAGTTTGTCTTTAGTCAGATAAATTTTTTGTTTATTCTGCTATTCATATTTTATGCTTTGAGTTTGTTATGGTCTGAAAACCCTGAAACCGGGGGTAAATTGCTTGAATACAAAATGTCTTTTTTTGTTTTTCCAATTCTACTTTTTTTCCAGAAGTCAACGTTGAATTTTCGGTTTCTGATTGTCGGATTTTTGTTTGGGTCAATCGTTCTGATGCTTGAGCTTTTAGTCCCTTATTGGATGGGATATGAGCAATCATTGTATGAAACTTCACGTAGATGGGCAAATTTACACCCAACTTATGCTGCTACTTATCTTTGCATAGCAGGAATAATTTGTGTTTTAATTGCTGCTAGAGTTAATACTTCTTGGCAAAAGTGGCTTGCAGTAGTTGGTTTTTTCTCTATCTGTTTTGTGATTTATATGATCGGTTCTTTTGCCGCAACTCTTTTTACCGGAATCATGATTCTTGCCCTCGTTGCGTACTTATTTTCTCTCAGGACAAACCGCTGGATCGCGATTTTAATTCTTGTTGTCTGTATTCCTGTTTCAGCTTTAATTTTCTACAATTCAAAAAAGTTCAGCTACGATATTGAAGTATTAAATGAAACTTATCGGGAACTAAAAATGGGAAAAGCTGAATTCATGCGTATAAATCAACTTAGTGATGCAGGCACAAAGCATAGATTACTTTTATGGATGGTTTCGTTTGAAATCATTGCTGAAAATCCAATACTTGGTGTTGGTTTAGGTGATATGGACGATGAAATAAGTGAAAAGTGCGAGGAGCATCAACTTGAGGTTCTACAAAAAAGTCAGATGAATCCACACAATCAATTTCTTCAAATTGGGATTGATTTAGGTTTGTCCGGCCTCGTTTATTTTCTTTTGTTGATTTTTCTTATTGGCCGACATGCAATTGCTAATACTAATCATCTTTTGTTATTACTCCTTTCTTGTCTCATTTTCAATTCCTTTTTTGAATCAGTTTTGCAAAGACAGCAAGGCATAGTTTTTTTTACATCACTGATATCACTTTTAATTGTCTATTCTGAAAATTGGAAAAGTAATTTAAACCTGAAACTAATTTTTGCCCGTAAATGAAATTATTAATTCTAACACAATATTTTCCGCCGGAAACCGGTGCCCCGCAAAATCGGTTATACGAATTGGCCAGACGATTGAAAGAAAACGGTGTTGAAGTAGAAATTCTCACGGCATTGCCTAGTTATCCGAAGAATGAAATTTATGAAGGATACAGAAATTGTACGGAAATGACTGAAATTCTTGATGGAATTTTGGTGCATCGAACCTCTATTTATGTGACAACATCAAAAGGCATAGTTGAGCGATTGAAAAATTATTTTTCTTTTGTAAGATCATCACGAAAGTATGGAAAGAACCTGCACCCTTTTGATTTTTTATTGTGTGAATCTCCTCCGTTATTTCTAGGATACAGTGCTATTTATCTTTCAAAGAAATTAAAAGCAAAATTGATATTCAATGTCTCAGATTTATGGCCTGAAAGCGCAGAGAAGATGGGAGTTGTCAACAACAAGTTTCTTTTGAAATTAGCTTATGGATTAGAGGCTAAGTGTTATAAAAAATCTTTTTTAGTTACCGGTCAAACACAAGGTATCGTTGCCAATATAAAAAAAAGATTTCCTGCTGTGAAGGTGCATTGGTTACCTAATGGTGCTAAAATGGAAAATTTTGATGAAGCAAATATTTCAACCATTGATTTCAGAAGTAAAAATGGAATCGAAAGGAGTGATCTTGTCTTTTTTTATGGAGGTATTATCGGTCATGCTCAAGGATTAAAGATTATTCTGGATGCAGCCGCTCAAT
This genomic stretch from Crocinitomicaceae bacterium harbors:
- a CDS encoding glycosyltransferase, which produces MSKKLLVIGSDSPHVIRFMNLVNHYFSEIVYVGEQNLQSDIPIRQYAISVSSSNPLRIKTNYQKLKRVILDEKADVIHVHQVNRLAYATARICKNTGLKYIVTAWGTDVLVMPNRNALYRYLVKYVLRNSFCATADSGEMISAINKLASGIQTDLVFFGIQPIQSLHKENIIYSNRSLYALYNITRVVDLFNDFYQSHKDWKLVIAGRGDELESLKKKAQEFGLNGVVEFVGWQNAEQNNVWYGKAKIYISIPVSDGTSVSLLEAMSAGCIPVVSDLPVSHEWINDNENGIITNFKDNPFERALKLDVSIVAEKNARIIQEKATAEIASNAFVSLYRSLIIE
- a CDS encoding O-antigen ligase family protein; the encoded protein is MINSIKKNIAEIGWMIFVFTLVACGYYTSPAIGVLIVSIGLDWILNKNFKFVFSQINFLFILLFIFYALSLLWSENPETGGKLLEYKMSFFVFPILLFFQKSTLNFRFLIVGFLFGSIVLMLELLVPYWMGYEQSLYETSRRWANLHPTYAATYLCIAGIICVLIAARVNTSWQKWLAVVGFFSICFVIYMIGSFAATLFTGIMILALVAYLFSLRTNRWIAILILVVCIPVSALIFYNSKKFSYDIEVLNETYRELKMGKAEFMRINQLSDAGTKHRLLLWMVSFEIIAENPILGVGLGDMDDEISEKCEEHQLEVLQKSQMNPHNQFLQIGIDLGLSGLVYFLLLIFLIGRHAIANTNHLLLLLLSCLIFNSFFESVLQRQQGIVFFTSLISLLIVYSENWKSNLNLKLIFARK
- a CDS encoding glycosyltransferase family 4 protein; amino-acid sequence: MKLLILTQYFPPETGAPQNRLYELARRLKENGVEVEILTALPSYPKNEIYEGYRNCTEMTEILDGILVHRTSIYVTTSKGIVERLKNYFSFVRSSRKYGKNLHPFDFLLCESPPLFLGYSAIYLSKKLKAKLIFNVSDLWPESAEKMGVVNNKFLLKLAYGLEAKCYKKSFLVTGQTQGIVANIKKRFPAVKVHWLPNGAKMENFDEANISTIDFRSKNGIERSDLVFFYGGIIGHAQGLKIILDAAAQFLDKKIKFVIMGSGPEKEALMQYKNDHGLHNVIFPEPVGRTQMQAVLSEIDIALIPLRKLDIFTGAIPSKIFEALAMKKPLLLGVNGEACELFINQANAGWHFEPENLNDLCEKIRQIGDDPSKIRDYGINGRNFVSQNFDRNRIADDFLKLLSAT